AACAATCTAAGATTTTTTGGAATGTCCTACTTATTCTAATAACAATGTCCTTAAAAAAACAACCACCCCCGGTTTTAGTTTCCCTAGATTTAGCACGCGCATTTTCTGCCATTACGCTTTATTCTGTGGGTATAAATGTTCCCCATATCCAATCTAACGCCTTGTCAAACACCCAAAGCCAACGCGCACAAAGCAAGTCTAAAAAGGACCAAGTACAAATCAAAAGCTCTGCAATTGGCATTCTGACATCAGACAAAAGAAAATTCTTTATTTGGGATTCCGAAAAACTAAAAGGCCAAATAAAAGTTGGTGCGCTGGCAGATGAAATTTGCAATACAGGAAAAGTGCAACTTAAGAAAAAAGCCATTCAACGCCATATCAAGCAACTCATTGATTCTAAGGAATTAGCCTAAACCGGCAAACGACCAAAATTAGTACGTTTGCCGGTAAACGAACCGATTTTTCCCTCTATTTCTCCCGTTTATATTTACTGATTTTCTTCGCTAGTCTTTAATCTATCCATCACCAATTACATAGACTCCAGAATATGCGAGTCTACTCAGATGGAGGTTAGCGAAATGAAAGATATCCCCGCCTTTTGTGCAAACAACTGCATCAGTCGTGCATTTTTCTACAAACTACAGAAAGAAGGTAAAGGCCCACGTATTACCAAAGTGGGGCGAAGAACTTTGGTAAGCGATGAAGCGGAAACCGAGTGGCGCAAACGTATGGAAACGGCCAGCAATGCGTAACATCATCACCCACGACATGGCCCGGCGTATTGCGCAGGCGATTAAAAACAGCGCCGGGAATAACAAATTTGCTGAGGCCGTTACTGTGGCGAGACCAAAAGAAAACCCGCTCAAGTGTGAGGCACTGGGCGGGCTCAATACTAAGGAAAATCAAACTTATGAACCATTATACACCAACGCAAAACCCCATTGTCAAAGAAGCCCTTTTGATTCTAGAACCAAATTTGAGATCGTAGAACTGATCCGGTGTTGTAACTCCGAAGTATGCGACCTGAACCCACTTAGACCCTACAAAAACGGGGAACAAGGGCACCAATTAGCACACTTCGCGCCGAAGGAATACCAAAGCGAGGGTAACAACTGGAGCCCGGAAAAGGCGCCTTGTTAAGTTTTTATGGCCAAGCAAAATGTCAAAGACAAGCGCGAATCCGGTGGATATGTGCCAATGACTCACCAAGTTTTGAGAAGCGCTGCTTATGCAAAGCTTAGCCCCCATGCCGTGAAGTTGCTTAATGACTTGTTGGCTCAATACAACGGCAAGAATAATGGCGACCTTTGCTGTGCATGGTCAATGATGGAGAAACGACACTGGAAGTCTAAAGACACTCTGTACAAAGCCATAAAGGAATTAAAGAGCGCTGACTGGCTGGAAGTCAGCAGGCAGGGCGGAAGACACAAGCCGACGCTATACGCCCTCACCTTTTTTGCCGTAGATGAATGCAATGGAAAACTCGATATACCGTCAACTAAACAACCAAAATCGACTTGGAAAATTAAAAGTGGTAGCCCGTCAGCCGTACCAATTAAGCCCGAATTGGTACGGGATGCGTACCAATGACATTTTTGAACGCGTGTATTGGTACGCCTGGCGTACCAGTCAGGCCCATTTTTGGGGTTTTAGAGTACGGTTCCCGTACTCCTTTATAGAATACCACTACCCTAGGACTGAATTGCTTATGATTCACAAACAATCAACCTGCAAAACCTGTGGACTGACCTTCTGTAATCTTCCTTGGTTACCTTGGCATAGGCGGGGGTATTGCTCTGAAAGTCACATGCTCACAGTGGAATCAATCCCCGAATCAGAAATGGAACAATTGGAATTGTTTTTCAATGGGGGTGGTCAAAATGACCAATGGTCAAAGCAACCATAACCAACAATCCTTCCTGTTTGAGCCGGTATCTGATTTCCTTCCCAAACCTGGATGCCACTCACAAGGCCATGCAAACGGTTTTACTTTCTTGATTGTTCCAGCTACTGAGCGAGCCCGATTTTATGTATCAGTGATTACACTTTCTGGAGACGGTTACGACATTGAGGGCGTTATTAAGCCGATACGAAAAGAGCGCATTTTTGCAGCATTAACCCGGTTTACTGATGTCAGCCTAATTGAATGGCGACAGGTAAGCGGCGGCAAGTGGTCACGAAACTATTACTTGGAACCTGCATGAACAACCCAGACCGCAAAGTCAAACGACTACTGAGCCAAGCCGCAGACCTGGACACTCAAGCCCGTGAACTGCGAATCCAGGCAGGACAGATCCTGCATAAGCACGGACCACGACGCTGGAACATAGTGGACCAGAAAGGCTATGGCATAAGCTCGGAGCATTACGCCAATTTGTTGGTAGAGATGTATTTACGAACCCTGGCAGACAAAGCACGGCCAGCCATACCGCCGAGGAAGCCAGCAGCATGATGGTCCGGCATCACAGACGATTGGAGGCTTTGCTTAAGCGACAGGCCAAAGAGTTAAGAGAGTACTTGGAGTATTCATTGAGCAATGAACAACGTGCGTTACTGCATAGACTAATCGTGTTTAACGTGAGACTGCAGCGAGCGACGGAAGATGAAGCGAGAAAAGCGAAGCGTACCCCCAGGGGGGGGGGGTAATTCTCTAGAGATCGGGAAACTACTACCGCTAGGTTCCGCTTGCTTTTACTCGACCTGCCCCGGTTGAAATAAAAATTTGGAGTTACTATGAGACCACCCAAACACCTACGCTCTGGCACCAAAAAATGGTTCAGAAGTGTACAGGAAAATTACATTCTTGAGGAACACCATCACAAACTTTTGACATTAGCGGCGGAAGCCTGGGACCGCTGTCAGGAAGCCAGAGAAGCCATAGAAACACACGGGCTAACGTATCAGGACCGCTTTGACGCTCCTAAGTCACGCCCTGAAGTTGCTATTGAGCGCGATTCGCGTATTGCGTTTGCTCGCTTGATACGCGAACTGGATTTGGACTGCGGGACACCGG
This DNA window, taken from Gammaproteobacteria bacterium, encodes the following:
- a CDS encoding P27 family phage terminase small subunit, which encodes MRPPKHLRSGTKKWFRSVQENYILEEHHHKLLTLAAEAWDRCQEAREAIETHGLTYQDRFDAPKSRPEVAIERDSRIAFARLIRELDLDCGTPEELDRPPALRSNRR